The genomic window CGATACATGCCGCCAGCCGGCCGCTGGTCAGCGGGTCAGCAGGCCGAGCTCGTGCGCCCGGTGCACGGCGGCCCGACGGCTGACCACGTCGAGCTTGCGGTAGATGCGCTTGAGGTGCGCCTTCACGGTGTTGACCGAGACGTACAGCTCGGCTGCGATCTCGGTGTTGGTCATCATCGTCGGCAGGAACTGCAGCACGCTGAGCTCCCGCTCGGTCAACGGGTCGCTGAGCTCGGTTGCGGCTGCGGCAACCGGGTCGTGGGGCACCAGATCGGCCAGCAGCTCGGTGGCGAACTCGCTCTGCCGGGGCTGCAGGCGCGTCAGGCTGGTCAGCAGGCGCGGCAGGTGCTCGGGGTCCAGGACGACGAAGGGGCGGCGGACCCCCTCGGGCTCGGCGGCCTCGACGGCCCGCCGCAGGGCGTCGAGCGCCCGGTTGTCCTCGCGCAGGCGGTCGGCCGTCAGGGCGCTGAGCAGCCAGACCTCGACCTCCGAGCCGCCCGAGCCGCCTGGGGCGCCGTCGCGCATCGGCGCCAGCACCTGCTCCGCGCGGTCGGGCCGGCCCAGCGCGAGGTGAGCCTGGGCGACGTGCACCTGCCCACCCCCCGGGGAGCCGTCGACGCTCACCGCCGGCCCGATCCGACGAAGCGCCGATGTGGGGTCGCCCGCCGCGAGGTCGAGCTCCGCCTCGGCCAGGGCCAGCCACCGCAGCAGGAAGGTCGGCGAGCCGGTGCCGGTGACGGCCTCGCGCACGTCGGCCAGCTGGTCACGAGCGGCGGCCAGGCGGCCGAGGGCGGTGTCGATCCGGGCCTGGGCCAGCCCGAACGCGGCCCGCGGGGACCGGTCGAGCGCTGCCGCCCGCCGACCCTGGGCCAGCAGCGCCTGGGCCTCGTCCAGGTTGTTCCAGCGCAGGTTGACCAGGGACAGCGACAGGTACGCGGTGGCGGCCTGGGTCAACGGCGCCCAGCCCCGCGCGTCGACGATCTCGACCGCCTCGGTGGCGTGCGCGTACGCCACCCGGAGGCGGCCGGTGGCGACCTCCGCGAGTGACAGGTGCGCGAGCATGTTGATCCGCGCGGCTTCCAGCGCCGAGCCGTCCGCCTCGGTGAGGCCCTCCCGCAGCCGCTGCTCGGCCGCGTCCAGGCGCCCCGACCAGAGCAGGCCCGTGCCGAGGTTGCCGAGCGCCGTGGCGCGGTATCCCCGAGCCGCCGGCAGGGCCATGGCCGGGCCGGCCAGCAGTCCGAGGGCCTCCTCCGTGGCAGTGACCAGCGCCGGGTTGTCGCCGCGGGAGCGGGCGACCGCGGTCGAGAGCAGCAGCAGCCCCACCTCGGTCCCCGGTCGAGAGTCGGCCGGGGTCTCCTCCAGCCGAGCCTGGGCGAGGTCGAGGTACGGCTGGATCGCCTCGAAACGGCCGGCGTGCATGAGGCGCGCGGCGGCGCAGAGCGCCAACGGGGAGCTCTGCGTCAGATGCTGGGCGGGGATGCCGGCGATCACGTGGTCCAGTGCGGCGCGATCCACCGACACCAGCAGCGGCAGGGCGTCGTTGACGAACAGGTTGCCGACCAGCGGCCAGTCCTGTGCCCGGATGGCGTGGCGCAGCGCCTCCAGCGGGTCGCCGTTCCCGGCGAACCAGAGGGCGGCCCGCCGGTGCAGCTCACGCACCAGCTCGGGCTCGTCCACGACCAGCCGGTGCTGGAGCATCTCGCGCATCAGGGCGTGGTAGCGGTACCACTCCCGTCCCGGCCCCAGACCGACGACGAAGGCGTTGGTGCTCTCGAGCCGCTCCAGGAACTGCTGGCTGCGCGGCTCCTCGGTCAGCGCCTCGGCCAGACCGCTGCTGACCTGGTCGCTGATGCAGGTGAGGAGCAGGAACCGCTGCAGGTCCGGCGGGTGGCTGGCGATCACCTCCTCTGCGAGGTAGTCGACGACCGCCTGGTCGTCGCCCGCGAAGTCGGCCGGGGTCCGCTGCGGCCCCGTGCGCCCCAGGAAGAGCGCGGCCAGCCGCAGCCCGGCCGGCCAGCCCTCCGTTCGCTGCACGAGCAGGTCGGCCCCGGCGACGTCGACGGTGATCCCGTCCGCGGCCAGCAGCGCCTCCGCCTCGCTGACCGTGAACGCCAGGTCGCGCGGACGGATCTCCACCAGCTCGTGCGTCACCCTGAGCCGGTGCATCGGGAGCACGGGGTCGGCCCGGGTCAGCAGCACCAGGCGCAGCTGAGGAGGCGGGTGACGCAGCAGCGTGGTCACCCCGTCGAGCACGCCGGGGTTCTGGATCACCTGGAAGTCGTCCAGCACGAGGACGACGGGCACGGGCAGCTGGGCCAGACCGGCCGTCAGCCGGTTGAGGTCGGCGACCTCGCCACCGAGCCCGGGCACGAGCTGGGCCAACGGGTTGCCGGCGGGCGGCGTAACCGCGCCGCGCAGCGCGGCCACGGCGTACGACCAGAACGTGCGGGGCTCGTTGTCCATGACGTCCAGTGACAGCCACGCCACCGAGCCGACGGGCCGGCCGGCGGCCGCCCAGCCGGCGGTCGTCAGCGTCTTGCCCCAGCCCGCACCGGCACTGACCACGGTCAGCGGACCACGGGTGCCGGCGTCCAGCAACGCACTGACCTGCGGGCGGGGCACGAAGGAGGGCGGGACGCGCGGAAGGGCGAGCTTGCTCGCCAGCAGGCCGAGGTCGGCCGCCTCCGGGGGGCGGAAGAACGCGGGCGGAGCGCCGGATATCGTCGGCTGGTCGACCTGTTGCCCCACGCTTGCTCCCGGTCTGGGTCGGGCCCCCGCAGACCACCCGCCGCGGCGCACCTAGCGTTCACCGTACTGCTGGGCAGCACCGGCCCGCTGCCGTCCTCCCGAGTACCCCCTTCGGGTGAAGCGCCACGACGCGGAACGGTCACCATGGAGGTAGCCCGCTGGAGGAGGAGCTCGTGTTGGCTCAGCCGTTCGAGGTCCACGTCCGCGGACAGCTGCCGCCGGAGCTGCTCGAGGAGCTGGACTTCCTCTCCGCCGACGTCGTGCCGGCCCAGACCGTGCTCACCGGAGTCGTCCCCGACCAGGCGGCGCTCTTCGGGCTGCTCACCCGGCTGCAGGGGCTGGGGCTCGAGCTGGTCGAGGTGCGGCGCCTGCCGGCCTCACCGGCGCAGCCGTGACCGGAGAGCTGCGCGTCGAGGTCACGGTGCGGGGCCGGGTGGACCTGCTGCTCGGGCAGGTCCTGCCGACCCTCGACGTGACCGTGGTCCCGCGCCACAATGTGCTCACCGTGGCGTCTGGTGACGTCGGTGAGCTGAAGGCGCTCCTGGAGACGCTGGCGCGACGAGGGATCGAGGTCGACCGGGTCACCCGGTAGCTGCCGTGGCCCTCCGGGCCGGTCCGAGCCGTGCGCCACCGGGCCGGAGGGGAGCGTGTGGATGCCAGCCGGGTCGGGGCCCTCGACGGCTCGCGTGGTCCCGCGCCGTGCGCTCGTGGTCGTCTGCGCCGCAAGCGCCGTGGAGTGGTACGACTACGCGGTCTACGGGGCGCTCGCGTCCGTGCTGGTCGGGGTGGTCCTGCCCAGCGGCGCGGCCCGCGAGGGTCTGGTCCCGGTCTTCGCGGTGTTCGCGACGTCGTTCCTGACCAGGCCGCTCGGAGCGATCCTGGTGGGCCTGCGGGCCGACCGGTCGGGACGTCGCCAGGCGCTGGCCACCATGGTCCTGCTGATGACCGCCGCCACGGCCGCGATCGGTTTGCTGCCGCCGTGGTCGGCCATCGGTCTGCTGGCCCCGGTCCTGCTGCTGCTGCTCCGGATGGTGCAGGGGTTCTCGTCCGGTGGTGGGATCAGCTCCTCGATCCCGTTCGTGGCCGAGTCCGCGCCGCGGACCCGATGGGGTCTGTACGGCGGCTGGCACACCTCGACCGTCGCCGGCGGCATCGCGTCGGGGATCGCAGTGGCCGGGATCGTCTCGGCCGTGCTGTCCGCCGACGACCTGCAGCGCTGGGGGTGGCGCATCCCGTTCTTGCTCGCGGTGCCGCTGGGTCTCGTCGGCTGGTCCGGGTGGCGGCGGTTGGGGGAGACCGCTGAGTTCCGGGCGCTGGGGCCAGGACGTCCCGCGCCGTCGCTCGGTCGGGTCTGGCGCGAGCACGGGCGCGCCGTCCGCACCGGTTTCGCGTTGATCGGGGTGCTCGCCGCCACCTTCAACGTGTGGTTCGTCTTCCTGCCGGCCCATCTCGTCGCCGAGGACGTGCATCGGCTGCCCGTGGCGCTCGGCTGCGCGGGGGCGGGGCTGGTGGTCGCCGCGCTGTCCGCGCCGTTGCTGGGCCTGCTGTCCGACCGGGTCGGCCGACGACCGCTGCTGGCGACCGGGACGGTCGGGCTGGGCGTCCTGGTGCTGCCGCTCTACGGGCTGGCGAGCTCGGGCTCGACGTCCGGGCTGTTGGTCGCCGACGTCGTGGTGGGGGCATTGCTGGGGTCACTGGTGGTCAGCGCGTACCTCGCCGAGCGCTTTCCCGTCGAGCTGCGGGCGACCGGTGTCGCGATGACGTACGGGCTGGCGACGGCACTGGTCGGCGGTACGGCGCCGCTGATCGGGAGCGTCCTGGCGAACCGCGGCTGGCCGGCCGGGGGAGCGATCTACCTCGCCGCGTGGTGCGCGGCCGGGGTGGTGGCCACCGTGCGGGCCCCGATAGCGCTCAGCTCGCCTGGTCGCCTCGCTGAACGTGCGCCTTGCTGACCCGCAGGGTGTCGCCATCCTCGCAGCGCACGGTGTGCCGGCTGCTCGTGTCGTCCCCGACCTGGAGCAGCTGCGCACGGTGACCTCGATGCGCACCGGCGATCAGGTGCACGTCGTCGCCGACCTCTAGCGTGTGGTCCGTCACCGGCATGGAGCCCTCCCGTCGCTCGTGAACGCTCTTCGTATCCCAGGTCCCGTTCGGTTGCACGCGGCAGCGACCCAATCGCTTCAGCTGGAGGGGTTGACCACGCGTCGCGGCCCGCCGAGGCTGGTCGGGTGGACGCCAAGCAGCTCCTCGACCACTGCTTGGCGCTGCCCGGCGCCTGGCAGGACCAGCCCTGGGGGGGCGACGTCGTCGCCAAGGTCGGCGAGAAGATCTTCGCCTTCACCGGCGAGGGGTCCGTGGGCCTGAAGTGCGGCCGGTCCCGGGACGAGGCCGACGAGTGGCTCCAGAGGTACCCCGACGACGCCAGCGTCATGGCCTACATCGGGCGGTACGGCTGGAACACGCTGACGCTGAACGGCGCGATCAGCGACGACGAGGTCCTCGAGGCCGTCGACGCCTCGTACGCGGACGTCGTAGCGCGCCTGCCGAGGTCCCAGCGCCCGAGCTAGGTCCGCCGACGGCTGGGACGACGGGAGGGCCCGGGCACTGGTCAGCGCGTTCGTGTCACGGCAGGGTGGGCACGTGATGGCGACGTTACGTGCCCGACATCTGGAGCACCTACCGTGCGCCCGGTGAGCCAGGCCGCGTCCGTGCCGCCCCCGCCGGCGTCGTCCGGGGGCGAACGGCCACGCCCCGGCGCAGCCGCCTGGGACGAGATGTACGCCGCTCCGGGCCAACCGCGACCGGCCTACGAGAAGCTGCACGCCGCGCTGAGCAAGCTGACCGGCGCAGAGCTGCGCGGCCGGGTCGACGTCGTCGCCCGCACCTACCTCGACGCCGGGGTCACGTTCGACATCGGCGGCGAGGAGCGCCCGTTCCCCCTCGACGTCGTCCCACGGGTGATCACCGCCCAGGAGTGGTCCGAGGTCGAGGCCGGTGTGGCGCAACGGGTCCGCGCGCTCGAGGCCTTCCTGGAGGACGTCTACGGCCCGCAGACCGCGGTGCGCGACGGCGTCATCCCGCGCCGGGTCGTGACGTCGTCCGCGCACTTCCACCGCGCCGCGGCGGGGATAGAACCGGTTGCGGGAGTGCGGGTGCACGTCTCCGGCATCGACCTGATCCGGGACGAGCGCGGCGAGTTCCGGGTGCTGGAGGACAACGTCCGGGTGCCGTCCGGGGTCAGCTACGTGCTGGAGAACCGTCAGGCGGTCAGCCAGGTGCTCCCCGAGCCGTTCCTGGCCCAGCGGGTTCGTCCGGTGCACGACTACCCGCGTCGTCTGCTCGCGGCCCTGCGCGCGACCGCCCCGGATGCCGAGGCCGACCCGAACGTGGTGGTGCTCACCCCGGGCATCTTCAACAGCGCCTACTTCGAGCACGCTCTGCTGGCAAGGACCATGGGCGTCGAGCTCGTCGAGGGAAGCGACCTGGTCTGCCACGGGGGGCGGCTCTGGATGCGGACGACGTCCGGTGAGCGGCGGGTCGACGTGGTCTACCGGCGGGTGGACGACGAGTACCTGGACCCGGTGCACTTCCGGGCCGACTCGATGCTCGGCTGCCCGGGGCTGCTCTCGGTGGCCCGCGCCGGCAACGTGACCCTGGCGAACGCGGTCGGCAACGGCGTCGCGGACGACAAGCTCGTCTACACCTACCTGCCGGACCTGACGCGGTACTACCTGGCCGAGGAACCGTTGCTGCG from Angustibacter luteus includes these protein-coding regions:
- a CDS encoding circularly permuted type 2 ATP-grasp protein translates to MYAAPGQPRPAYEKLHAALSKLTGAELRGRVDVVARTYLDAGVTFDIGGEERPFPLDVVPRVITAQEWSEVEAGVAQRVRALEAFLEDVYGPQTAVRDGVIPRRVVTSSAHFHRAAAGIEPVAGVRVHVSGIDLIRDERGEFRVLEDNVRVPSGVSYVLENRQAVSQVLPEPFLAQRVRPVHDYPRRLLAALRATAPDAEADPNVVVLTPGIFNSAYFEHALLARTMGVELVEGSDLVCHGGRLWMRTTSGERRVDVVYRRVDDEYLDPVHFRADSMLGCPGLLSVARAGNVTLANAVGNGVADDKLVYTYLPDLTRYYLAEEPLLRNVDTWRLEEPEALEEVLDRLDELVVKPVDGSGGKGLVIGPAASRAELDVLRQRLIADPRGWIAQPVISLSTIPTVIDDKLAPRHVDLRPFAVNSGDEVWVLPGGLTRVAMPEGQLVVNSSQGGGSKDTWVIGDDATPPRPSRRPARQAQMAGPDLAPDDARGEQQQQQQQQRHQQRHQQRQQGCGERTC
- a CDS encoding MFS transporter, translated to MPAGSGPSTARVVPRRALVVVCAASAVEWYDYAVYGALASVLVGVVLPSGAAREGLVPVFAVFATSFLTRPLGAILVGLRADRSGRRQALATMVLLMTAATAAIGLLPPWSAIGLLAPVLLLLLRMVQGFSSGGGISSSIPFVAESAPRTRWGLYGGWHTSTVAGGIASGIAVAGIVSAVLSADDLQRWGWRIPFLLAVPLGLVGWSGWRRLGETAEFRALGPGRPAPSLGRVWREHGRAVRTGFALIGVLAATFNVWFVFLPAHLVAEDVHRLPVALGCAGAGLVVAALSAPLLGLLSDRVGRRPLLATGTVGLGVLVLPLYGLASSGSTSGLLVADVVVGALLGSLVVSAYLAERFPVELRATGVAMTYGLATALVGGTAPLIGSVLANRGWPAGGAIYLAAWCAAGVVATVRAPIALSSPGRLAERAPC
- a CDS encoding MmcQ/YjbR family DNA-binding protein, translating into MDAKQLLDHCLALPGAWQDQPWGGDVVAKVGEKIFAFTGEGSVGLKCGRSRDEADEWLQRYPDDASVMAYIGRYGWNTLTLNGAISDDEVLEAVDASYADVVARLPRSQRPS
- a CDS encoding LuxR C-terminal-related transcriptional regulator, which produces MGQQVDQPTISGAPPAFFRPPEAADLGLLASKLALPRVPPSFVPRPQVSALLDAGTRGPLTVVSAGAGWGKTLTTAGWAAAGRPVGSVAWLSLDVMDNEPRTFWSYAVAALRGAVTPPAGNPLAQLVPGLGGEVADLNRLTAGLAQLPVPVVLVLDDFQVIQNPGVLDGVTTLLRHPPPQLRLVLLTRADPVLPMHRLRVTHELVEIRPRDLAFTVSEAEALLAADGITVDVAGADLLVQRTEGWPAGLRLAALFLGRTGPQRTPADFAGDDQAVVDYLAEEVIASHPPDLQRFLLLTCISDQVSSGLAEALTEEPRSQQFLERLESTNAFVVGLGPGREWYRYHALMREMLQHRLVVDEPELVRELHRRAALWFAGNGDPLEALRHAIRAQDWPLVGNLFVNDALPLLVSVDRAALDHVIAGIPAQHLTQSSPLALCAAARLMHAGRFEAIQPYLDLAQARLEETPADSRPGTEVGLLLLSTAVARSRGDNPALVTATEEALGLLAGPAMALPAARGYRATALGNLGTGLLWSGRLDAAEQRLREGLTEADGSALEAARINMLAHLSLAEVATGRLRVAYAHATEAVEIVDARGWAPLTQAATAYLSLSLVNLRWNNLDEAQALLAQGRRAAALDRSPRAAFGLAQARIDTALGRLAAARDQLADVREAVTGTGSPTFLLRWLALAEAELDLAAGDPTSALRRIGPAVSVDGSPGGGQVHVAQAHLALGRPDRAEQVLAPMRDGAPGGSGGSEVEVWLLSALTADRLREDNRALDALRRAVEAAEPEGVRRPFVVLDPEHLPRLLTSLTRLQPRQSEFATELLADLVPHDPVAAAATELSDPLTERELSVLQFLPTMMTNTEIAAELYVSVNTVKAHLKRIYRKLDVVSRRAAVHRAHELGLLTR